In Desulfovibrio aminophilus, the genomic stretch CCCATGAGCGGGCAGGGCTCGCTGCCCGGCCAGGCCCGGCCCTCGCGCCGCCAGGCCAGGGTCAGCCGCTTGCGCCGGATGAGCGGGTCGAGCACGCCCTCCACCTTGCCGAGCAGTTCCGAGAGGTCCACGGGCTCGGGCGAAAATTCGTAGTCGCCCTGCTCCATGTGCAGCAGGTCCAGGGAGGTGTTCAGGATGTTCAGCACCTGCTCCCCGGCCTCGCCCATGGCCGAGAGCAGGGCCCGCTGCCGCTCGGACAGCCCGCCGTCGCGCAACAACGTGCGCACCAGGCCCACGATGCCCGTGAGCGGGGACTTGATGTCGTGGCGCGCGATGCGCTCCACGTCCTCGCGCAGCCGGGCCAGGGCGTGCTGCTCGGTCACGTCGCGGGAAAACGCCGCAACCAGCGAGACCTCGCCGTCGCGGCCCAGCACGGGCCAGAAATTGTGCTCCAGCCGCCTGCCGTCGCGCTCGTCCTCGAAGCGCAGACCCCGGCCCAGGCAGAACACGTCGTGCAGCCGCGCGAGCCGCTCCTCGAACAGCTCCCAGGGCATGTAGCGGCACAGGCAGCGGCCGTGCATCTCCTCGGGCGTGCTGCCGAAACGCGCCGCGCCCGAACGGTTGACCGCCACCACCGCGCCGTCGGAATCCAGGAGCAGGGCCGCGTCGTCCTCGGCGTCCAGGAGCACCCGGGCCAGGGCCTGGCCCCGGCGCAACCGCTCCTCGGCCAGCCGCTCCACCGGCCCGCGCACGAGCACCACCCGGGCCGCGCCGTCCGCGGCCCCGGGCAGCGCGGCCACGTCCAGAAAGGCGTCGCGGGGACCATCCGGGGTCTTCAGCCGGGCCAGGGCCAGGCCGGGCGGGTTCGGGTCCAGGACCACCTCGGCCCCGGGACCCAGGGCCGTGAAGTCCCGGCCCAGGAATTCTTCCTCGGAAAAACGCAGCAAACGCCGCAACGCGGGGTTGGCGTAGAGCACGCGGCCCTCGCCGTCGAGCACGGCCAAGCCCAGGGGCAGCGCCTCCAGCAGGCGGGCGGCGAAGGCCGGAACCTCCGCCGGGGACGAATCCTTGGGTCCGGGCATGCCTCCTCC encodes the following:
- a CDS encoding PAS domain-containing sensor histidine kinase; protein product: MPGPKDSSPAEVPAFAARLLEALPLGLAVLDGEGRVLYANPALRRLLRFSEEEFLGRDFTALGPGAEVVLDPNPPGLALARLKTPDGPRDAFLDVAALPGAADGAARVVLVRGPVERLAEERLRRGQALARVLLDAEDDAALLLDSDGAVVAVNRSGAARFGSTPEEMHGRCLCRYMPWELFEERLARLHDVFCLGRGLRFEDERDGRRLEHNFWPVLGRDGEVSLVAAFSRDVTEQHALARLREDVERIARHDIKSPLTGIVGLVRTLLRDGGLSERQRALLSAMGEAGEQVLNILNTSLDLLHMEQGDYEFSPEPVDLSELLGKVEGVLDPLIRRKRLTLAWRREGRAWPGSEPCPLMGEPRHLETLFTNLLKNAVEASPPDSRVSVSLEPEQEHWALTIHNRGSVPEAAREHFFEKYVTAEKPGGTGLGTYSARLIARTHGGGVRMRTSEPEGTYVTVLLPRSCPR